In Candidatus Desulfofervidus auxilii, one genomic interval encodes:
- a CDS encoding helix-turn-helix domain-containing protein yields MTRYVYRFRLYPKKNQIQFLNKQIGHCRFVYNKLLEIAKTNKDWNYYKYKRLLPKLKKSIHSYGATC; encoded by the coding sequence ATGACCAGATATGTGTATCGTTTCAGACTGTATCCCAAGAAAAACCAGATACAGTTTCTAAACAAACAAATAGGACATTGTAGATTTGTTTATAATAAACTTCTTGAGATAGCTAAAACCAACAAAGACTGGAACTACTACAAATATAAAAGGCTTCTCCCAAAGCTAAAAAAGAGTATCCATTCCTATGGAGCGACTTGTTAA
- a CDS encoding DUF6094 domain-containing protein encodes MRPAAQKKMGYYPTPPEIAHIIPSFLKPDEKGKVYRLLDPCCGKGTALNIISQKLSEKYRFKKFKTYGVELDLQRYTEAQAMLNHTIHADALMETRISNEYFSLLFLNPPYDWEQESEETYYSNSTRYELSFLQKYTEKLRPDGILVFIVPFSFLSRYSCCSFLTSNYSHIKIFKFPAELYKPSKQIVIFARKQTLPYDHQLFKTISELKEEEIEEITEVTRPFYELPPSNILKEPRFTSVRFDPEQVAKEVETHGINIEEEINPAIGLTDSIRPLMPLRKGHMALLLASGFMDGILEKDGKKLVIKGFTKTDKTEIEETDDEGNRVKKTIQKPKTVIRALDIENKKILTIE; translated from the coding sequence ATGCGTCCTGCCGCTCAGAAAAAAATGGGCTATTACCCCACCCCTCCTGAAATAGCCCATATTATTCCATCATTCCTTAAACCAGATGAAAAAGGAAAGGTATACAGGCTGCTTGACCCATGCTGCGGTAAAGGTACAGCACTGAACATAATTTCTCAGAAACTCTCAGAAAAATACAGGTTCAAAAAGTTCAAAACTTATGGTGTGGAACTTGACTTACAAAGATACACTGAAGCACAGGCAATGCTCAACCACACCATCCATGCAGATGCACTGATGGAAACAAGAATAAGCAATGAATACTTCTCACTTCTCTTCCTCAACCCTCCCTATGACTGGGAACAGGAATCCGAAGAAACTTATTATTCAAACAGCACAAGATATGAACTCAGCTTCCTTCAAAAATATACCGAAAAACTCAGACCAGACGGTATCCTGGTTTTCATCGTTCCTTTCTCGTTCCTTTCACGATATAGCTGCTGTAGCTTCCTCACCTCAAATTACTCACACATAAAAATATTCAAATTTCCTGCAGAACTCTACAAACCATCCAAACAAATCGTAATTTTTGCCAGAAAACAGACACTACCATACGACCACCAGCTTTTTAAAACAATCTCGGAACTAAAAGAAGAAGAGATAGAGGAAATAACTGAGGTAACCAGACCTTTCTATGAATTGCCTCCTTCAAATATCCTTAAAGAACCCAGATTTACATCTGTCCGGTTTGACCCAGAGCAGGTAGCAAAAGAAGTTGAAACACACGGAATAAATATAGAAGAAGAAATCAATCCCGCAATAGGCCTGACAGACTCAATACGCCCCCTTATGCCCCTCAGAAAAGGACACATGGCACTACTCCTTGCATCAGGGTTCATGGACGGAATCTTAGAAAAAGACGGAAAAAAACTCGTCATAAAGGGATTTACAAAAACAGATAAAACCGAAATTGAAGAAACGGATGATGAAGGAAACAGGGTGAAAAAAACGATACAAAAACCAAAAACAGTCATAAGAGCCCTGGATATTGAAAATAAAAAAATTCTCACCATTGAGTAA
- a CDS encoding DEAD/DEAH box helicase, with translation MQETVNIKDFITEFKEVLSEKVIKKLNPVYNPESEDEFDKKTEKNCARLLRQLFPNQLLAAKALVKGLKKENRKNLFLTAEMGCGKTIMAIATAVSLKKRPRVLVTCPPHLVNKWIREIKQTVRNAEIYNLNTQNVISQLLSLRKLKKRKIKPSNAEFYIIGRERMKQRYGWKPAYIKRTTRKTNPETGKIEKTIILLCPNCGKHIIDEKHISLSEHALAKKKHFCIHCKNPLFEADRNRRRHAEPAWFIKKYLKNFFDLAVFDEAHELKGENTNQGNAFGSIASATPHTLCLTGTLMGGYADNLFYLLYRTDPSLMAQDFRYKTGTGEWTAKYGVLETVTIEKEDEDNIYGRGGKTYTRIRKKPGISPEVLAKYLLDRSVFMRLTDICNELPEYNETVISIDMHEELRDTYNQLKENLITAVTKALRGGSRRLLGAYLQALLAYPDACRKELIITDPDDKTEIIADAPALIVDKTEKEKELLEIVKKEKQEKRNCLIYCTYTHTHDVTHNLKRLLEENGINTFILSQNISTSKREQWIKDKVKQANGYVCMICNPELVKTGLDLIEFPTVIYYQTGYSIYTLRQAARRTWRIGQDKDVRVYYLVYRDSMQETAMRLIATKLETSLAIEGDLTDRGLVALSEAGEGLIYELARTLINNIHTPGSLDYYWKDYRKTEAETDSYLTPKTIRAFSMDRRKTVTLEQAGDKIIWIEIRENKRRKKRSTTIKVKQGELEKIARKTGQTVFQLTLPLDV, from the coding sequence ATGCAAGAAACAGTCAACATAAAAGACTTTATAACAGAATTTAAGGAAGTTCTGTCAGAAAAAGTAATAAAAAAGCTAAATCCTGTTTACAACCCTGAATCTGAAGACGAATTTGATAAAAAAACTGAAAAAAACTGTGCCAGACTACTGAGACAACTCTTTCCAAATCAGCTTCTTGCAGCAAAAGCCCTTGTAAAGGGATTGAAAAAAGAAAACAGGAAAAATCTCTTTCTCACAGCAGAAATGGGCTGCGGGAAAACCATAATGGCCATTGCCACCGCTGTCTCGCTCAAGAAAAGGCCCAGAGTCCTTGTAACCTGCCCACCACACCTGGTCAATAAATGGATAAGAGAGATTAAACAAACCGTAAGAAACGCAGAAATATATAACCTCAATACTCAGAACGTAATTTCTCAACTCCTCTCGTTAAGAAAACTCAAAAAAAGAAAAATCAAACCCTCAAACGCTGAATTCTACATCATCGGAAGAGAAAGAATGAAGCAAAGGTATGGCTGGAAACCTGCTTACATAAAACGCACCACCAGAAAGACAAACCCCGAAACAGGAAAAATAGAAAAAACCATCATTCTTCTTTGCCCAAACTGTGGAAAACACATCATTGACGAAAAGCATATCTCCCTGTCGGAACATGCTCTGGCAAAAAAGAAACACTTCTGCATCCACTGTAAAAACCCTCTTTTTGAAGCAGATAGAAATAGAAGACGTCATGCAGAACCAGCATGGTTTATAAAAAAATATCTTAAAAACTTCTTTGATCTGGCAGTATTTGACGAGGCACATGAGTTAAAAGGAGAAAACACAAACCAGGGAAATGCATTTGGCTCAATTGCAAGTGCAACACCACATACACTCTGCCTCACAGGCACACTCATGGGAGGCTATGCAGATAATCTGTTCTATCTCCTCTACCGCACAGACCCATCACTTATGGCACAGGACTTCAGATACAAAACAGGCACAGGAGAATGGACTGCAAAATACGGAGTGCTTGAAACCGTAACCATTGAAAAAGAGGACGAAGATAACATCTATGGAAGAGGAGGAAAAACCTACACCAGGATCAGAAAGAAACCAGGTATATCACCTGAAGTCCTTGCAAAATACCTCCTGGATAGATCGGTATTCATGAGGCTGACAGATATATGTAATGAATTGCCCGAATACAACGAAACAGTCATTTCAATAGACATGCATGAGGAACTCAGAGATACCTATAACCAGCTCAAGGAAAACCTCATCACAGCCGTAACAAAGGCATTGAGAGGAGGGTCACGACGCCTCCTGGGAGCCTATCTCCAGGCATTACTTGCATATCCAGACGCATGCAGAAAGGAACTTATTATTACCGACCCAGATGATAAAACGGAAATAATTGCAGATGCACCGGCACTTATAGTTGACAAAACAGAAAAAGAAAAAGAACTGCTTGAAATAGTAAAGAAAGAAAAACAGGAAAAGAGAAACTGCCTCATTTACTGTACCTATACACACACCCATGACGTAACCCATAACCTAAAAAGACTTCTTGAAGAAAACGGCATTAATACCTTTATCCTGTCTCAAAACATAAGCACCTCAAAGAGAGAACAGTGGATAAAAGACAAAGTGAAACAGGCAAACGGCTATGTATGCATGATCTGCAATCCTGAACTGGTAAAAACAGGACTTGACCTTATCGAATTCCCCACGGTTATCTATTACCAGACAGGCTACTCCATTTACACACTCAGACAGGCAGCAAGAAGAACCTGGAGAATAGGCCAGGACAAAGACGTAAGAGTATATTACCTGGTTTATAGAGACAGTATGCAGGAAACAGCCATGAGGCTTATCGCAACAAAACTTGAAACTTCACTGGCAATAGAAGGAGACCTCACTGATAGAGGTCTGGTTGCACTCTCAGAGGCAGGAGAAGGACTTATTTACGAACTGGCAAGAACTCTTATTAATAACATACACACCCCAGGAAGTCTTGATTATTACTGGAAAGACTACAGGAAAACCGAGGCTGAAACAGATTCTTACCTCACCCCAAAAACCATTAGGGCATTCAGTATGGACAGGAGAAAAACTGTTACTCTGGAACAGGCAGGCGATAAAATAATCTGGATAGAAATCAGGGAAAACAAACGCAGGAAGAAAAGATCAACCACGATAAAGGTAAAACAGGGAGAACTGGAAAAAATTGCCAGAAAAACTGGCCAGACTGTCTTCCAGCTTACACTCCCCCTGGATGTGTGA
- a CDS encoding metallophosphoesterase family protein, translated as MKKPSSAVVKTHNNSEKKPAKPHGKHSKEKKVKILHLADVHIDEKKTVNGKIIYDEEGINIRLKDLLDCISQVKNTAEKENVSLTLIAGDLFERKTPTPFETYTATKVLSELGSICPVVLTPGNHDAVDSVKALGFIKNIYVPEPFTPIRFSDITIFCVPYPDLKEGSRSEVKQLYERKILETSKKLKENSNFLVALCHAPVEGASYPTTDRDVNEVTLSPSCFKHLDYAALGHIHKPQRIENIYYPGSVDTWRRQEADEEKGFYIIDTDTHEVTFYPITTRPVHNLNFTIDTIPLVINVLEQSIVRIEIEVPEERAGDYDPVRVQNVIAGNPLDVKIIPRIIRTQRMRCQEIVQAKNFNEIITTYMKNKKLPEEKINRIREKIMELVRKKELEAKLC; from the coding sequence TTGAAGAAGCCATCCAGCGCAGTGGTAAAGACCCACAACAATTCAGAGAAAAAACCAGCAAAACCACATGGAAAGCACTCTAAGGAGAAAAAAGTGAAAATATTGCACCTTGCAGACGTCCACATTGACGAAAAGAAAACAGTAAATGGCAAAATAATATATGACGAGGAAGGTATAAACATAAGACTTAAAGACCTGCTTGATTGTATATCACAGGTTAAAAACACGGCAGAAAAAGAAAATGTCTCTCTCACACTCATTGCAGGAGACCTGTTTGAAAGAAAAACCCCTACTCCATTTGAAACCTACACCGCCACAAAGGTTCTGTCTGAATTAGGTTCAATCTGCCCTGTGGTATTAACTCCGGGAAACCATGATGCAGTGGATTCTGTCAAGGCGCTGGGCTTTATTAAAAATATATATGTCCCGGAGCCATTCACGCCCATAAGGTTTTCAGATATCACTATCTTCTGCGTTCCATATCCTGACCTGAAAGAAGGATCACGCTCAGAAGTAAAACAATTATATGAGAGAAAAATCCTTGAAACCTCAAAGAAACTCAAGGAAAACAGTAACTTCCTGGTGGCACTCTGTCACGCTCCGGTAGAAGGAGCCTCCTACCCAACAACAGACCGGGATGTAAACGAAGTAACCCTCTCTCCTTCCTGTTTCAAACACCTGGACTATGCTGCCCTGGGCCACATTCATAAACCTCAGAGAATAGAAAACATATACTACCCGGGAAGCGTGGATACATGGCGCCGACAGGAAGCAGACGAAGAAAAAGGATTCTATATTATAGATACAGACACCCACGAAGTCACATTTTACCCCATTACCACCAGACCTGTGCATAACCTGAACTTCACCATAGACACCATCCCTCTGGTAATAAATGTGCTTGAGCAATCAATAGTAAGGATAGAAATTGAGGTACCTGAAGAAAGAGCAGGAGACTATGACCCGGTCAGAGTCCAGAACGTCATAGCAGGCAACCCCCTTGATGTAAAAATTATACCCCGGATTATCAGAACACAACGTATGCGCTGTCAGGAAATTGTACAGGCAAAAAACTTTAACGAAATAATAACAACATACATGAAAAATAAAAAACTACCAGAGGAAAAAATAAACCGCATAAGGGAGAAAATAATGGAACTTGTGAGGAAAAAAGAACTGGAGGCAAAGTTATGCTGA
- a CDS encoding AAA family ATPase — protein MLIQEIHVDGIGPYTNPQTLTLEGNLVGIYGRNGAGKTFLLEATFATLYGNFPSRKGTIYDQINDNLTKGELSIKFSLNGELYQAKRVIDKKSKKQLCTLSKNGSPIAGPKTAEYLNAIRTLLGTEETVLASTFSTDDFTGDLTLLPGSKRKELLAEWLELEHYQTLSDAAKEKARGLESSLAEARARLEILLERAEGTESLREHIRALKGEINTIRKEIESWESEKDKIERKLAALNEKRKTLEQLKQRRETINEELLMLRERYRKLCDDRRKILSIMKEKPYLLKKMAEHKEISELVDQLEQKVNAMLEKREKAQKEKDSLTKKLHEVEKEIARISSKLAAAKRESETIDRVRCNRRDCPFLQSAWAAREVLPSLTKRLKAKEELAEKIREKIASVSVCEIPRGVAIQLASLKKRKQELNEEVLRLTRLEEAEKRLAYFEAEIRATVESGKRKKDELKRTLQQIEEIELELKDHEGGEEVLSVVRLKLDSLRSSLQDKNMSLGDLTRRLEEAEKAREEAEKLREKVERLREDFEDYSFICEMFGKCGIQPLLMEASLPRLEQLTQQFLSSICERQFNVTFKTTKETKSGKIQETLDIVVTDLETGTKRDIANFSGGEKTLIRQAIRMASAVFRSEVHKNRWDTFFCDESFGKLDEVNARQLLSAMKALTNYFKKVVYISHERELIEIASQKVLVENGKIAR, from the coding sequence ATGCTGATTCAAGAAATCCACGTTGATGGAATCGGCCCATACACAAACCCTCAGACCCTCACCCTGGAAGGAAATCTGGTTGGTATTTATGGAAGAAACGGAGCCGGAAAGACATTCCTGCTTGAAGCCACATTTGCCACCCTTTATGGAAACTTTCCTTCCAGAAAGGGAACAATCTATGACCAGATAAATGATAACCTTACAAAAGGAGAACTTTCCATAAAATTCTCCTTAAACGGAGAACTCTACCAGGCAAAAAGAGTTATAGATAAAAAAAGCAAAAAACAGCTATGCACTCTGTCCAAAAACGGCTCACCCATTGCCGGGCCAAAAACCGCCGAATACCTAAATGCCATAAGAACCCTTCTTGGAACAGAAGAAACCGTCCTTGCCTCAACCTTTAGCACAGATGACTTTACAGGTGATCTTACACTTCTGCCAGGCAGTAAGAGAAAAGAACTTCTGGCAGAATGGCTGGAACTTGAACACTATCAAACACTCTCGGATGCAGCAAAAGAAAAGGCAAGGGGGCTGGAAAGCAGCCTTGCAGAAGCAAGGGCAAGGCTTGAGATCCTTTTAGAAAGGGCAGAGGGAACAGAAAGTCTCAGGGAACACATAAGGGCCCTGAAGGGGGAGATAAACACCATAAGGAAGGAGATTGAAAGCTGGGAAAGTGAGAAGGATAAAATTGAAAGAAAACTTGCTGCACTCAATGAAAAAAGAAAAACGCTTGAGCAACTAAAACAAAGAAGAGAGACCATTAATGAAGAACTGCTGATGCTTAGAGAAAGGTACAGGAAGCTGTGTGACGATAGAAGGAAGATCCTGTCCATTATGAAGGAAAAGCCATATCTCCTAAAGAAGATGGCAGAGCATAAGGAGATTTCAGAATTAGTTGATCAGCTTGAGCAAAAGGTAAACGCAATGCTTGAAAAGAGGGAAAAGGCACAGAAGGAAAAGGACAGCCTGACAAAAAAACTTCATGAGGTTGAAAAGGAAATTGCCAGGATTTCCAGCAAACTTGCCGCAGCAAAGAGGGAATCAGAGACCATAGACCGGGTAAGGTGCAACAGGCGGGACTGTCCGTTTCTTCAGAGCGCCTGGGCCGCAAGGGAGGTCCTTCCATCACTCACAAAGAGACTAAAGGCCAAAGAAGAACTTGCAGAAAAGATAAGAGAGAAGATAGCCTCAGTTTCTGTTTGCGAGATCCCCAGAGGGGTTGCCATCCAGCTTGCCAGTCTCAAGAAGAGAAAACAGGAACTTAATGAAGAGGTCCTCAGACTTACCCGCCTTGAGGAGGCAGAGAAGAGACTTGCCTATTTTGAGGCTGAGATCAGGGCCACGGTAGAGAGTGGGAAGAGAAAGAAAGATGAGCTTAAGAGGACTTTGCAGCAGATAGAGGAGATAGAACTTGAGCTAAAGGACCATGAGGGAGGGGAAGAGGTGCTGTCTGTGGTAAGGCTAAAGCTTGATAGCCTCAGGTCCTCCCTTCAGGATAAAAACATGTCCCTTGGAGACCTGACCCGCCGCCTTGAGGAGGCAGAGAAGGCCAGGGAAGAGGCAGAAAAGCTCAGGGAAAAGGTTGAGAGGCTTAGGGAAGACTTTGAAGATTACAGTTTTATCTGCGAGATGTTTGGGAAGTGTGGAATTCAGCCACTCTTGATGGAAGCCAGTCTGCCCCGACTTGAACAACTTACCCAGCAGTTTCTGTCCTCAATCTGCGAAAGGCAGTTCAATGTGACCTTTAAGACCACAAAGGAAACAAAATCAGGAAAAATACAGGAAACTCTGGATATAGTGGTAACAGACCTTGAAACAGGCACAAAAAGGGATATTGCAAACTTCTCAGGTGGTGAAAAGACACTTATAAGACAGGCCATCAGAATGGCATCAGCTGTATTCAGAAGTGAAGTGCATAAAAACCGCTGGGACACCTTCTTCTGCGATGAGTCATTCGGAAAACTGGATGAGGTAAACGCAAGACAGCTCCTTTCAGCCATGAAAGCCCTTACAAATTACTTCAAAAAGGTTGTGTATATAAGTCATGAAAGAGAACTTATAGAAATTGCATCACAGAAAGTGCTTGTTGAGAACGGAAAAATTGCAAGGTAA
- a CDS encoding ribonuclease HI family protein — MKKATFYFDGACLPVNPGGIGTFGFVGVSNNQIICEKSGIVSETSTNNIAEWTAFIEALKEAQKLNITHLTVKGDSQLVVNQINNIWRVRDGNIVKLYRQAKELLKYFQEVKVIWIRRKGNLADRPAHLAYINYIEQKPKQRAQKENYRIIRLSPGAYQVITDKEKTYTVRPDEPSCTCPFFQRVNSYRLHIRSGIVIRCKHIFAVQAYAKK; from the coding sequence ATGAAAAAAGCAACTTTTTACTTTGACGGAGCCTGCCTCCCGGTCAATCCTGGAGGAATCGGCACATTTGGTTTTGTTGGAGTAAGCAACAATCAAATTATCTGTGAAAAATCAGGAATAGTCTCAGAAACCAGCACCAACAATATTGCCGAATGGACTGCCTTCATAGAAGCCCTAAAAGAAGCACAAAAACTTAATATTACACACCTTACTGTTAAAGGAGATAGTCAGCTTGTAGTAAACCAGATTAATAATATCTGGCGAGTAAGAGACGGAAATATCGTGAAATTGTACAGGCAGGCAAAGGAGCTCCTAAAATACTTCCAGGAAGTAAAGGTAATATGGATAAGAAGAAAGGGAAATCTGGCTGACAGACCGGCGCATCTAGCCTATATCAACTATATTGAACAAAAACCAAAACAAAGGGCACAAAAAGAAAACTATCGCATAATAAGATTATCCCCTGGTGCATACCAGGTGATTACAGATAAAGAAAAGACCTACACAGTGCGACCTGATGAACCATCCTGCACATGTCCGTTTTTCCAGCGAGTCAACAGTTACAGACTCCATATAAGAAGTGGCATAGTCATAAGATGTAAACACATCTTTGCAGTCCAGGCCTATGCGAAAAAATAA
- a CDS encoding VRR-NUC domain-containing protein, with translation MRKNKKTGFQEISENEIKNQILQYLTARGIFAWRQNSGAFIYENNRQNHKRRFVRCGIPGISDIIGFYKGTTFFLEVKTPTGKPTKNQKLFLEQVNKNNQLGVIVRSLDDCIELFEQWDRKANLEYLRKRFSK, from the coding sequence ATGCGAAAAAATAAGAAAACAGGCTTTCAAGAAATCAGCGAAAACGAAATTAAAAATCAGATTCTCCAGTATCTCACCGCAAGAGGTATCTTTGCCTGGCGACAGAACTCAGGGGCATTTATTTACGAGAATAACAGGCAGAACCACAAAAGACGATTTGTCCGCTGCGGTATCCCGGGAATTTCTGATATTATCGGCTTTTACAAGGGCACTACCTTCTTTCTGGAAGTAAAAACACCAACAGGCAAACCCACAAAAAACCAGAAACTTTTCCTTGAACAGGTCAATAAAAACAATCAGCTCGGCGTAATTGTAAGAAGCCTGGATGACTGCATTGAACTGTTCGAACAGTGGGATAGGAAAGCAAACCTTGAATATCTCAGGAAAAGATTCTCAAAATAG
- a CDS encoding replication initiator protein A, producing MDVKKGKSIAEYPIPLGKTPTFLVDKKRHLGTATHPYSIVTPYCTIHVVGETLNTYDQSVVIAMLLDPIIQDGKMEWRGTAYRLLKRVCPHRRPGNDDYTRLRASLTRLSNTTVFIEKPKSEKYLFDHNKVIFKKQPIIHYVEMETEKGKVKEIRVTFATEFAEWAKQHLIGLIKLNTWNKLLPTGKALYAFLISQRGARYTIPVLTRALQIRFDRNYARFKKKLAKQLQILQKEGIVETYGFDDNIVWWKKAKC from the coding sequence ATGGACGTAAAGAAGGGTAAAAGCATAGCTGAATATCCCATCCCACTGGGCAAAACACCTACCTTTTTAGTAGATAAGAAGAGGCATCTGGGAACTGCCACGCATCCCTATTCAATCGTCACACCATATTGCACTATACATGTAGTTGGAGAAACCCTGAATACCTATGACCAGTCTGTTGTAATTGCAATGCTGCTGGACCCTATCATCCAGGACGGCAAAATGGAATGGAGGGGAACTGCATACAGACTGCTTAAGCGGGTATGTCCACACAGACGCCCAGGTAATGATGACTATACCAGGCTCCGTGCCAGTCTAACACGACTCTCAAACACCACCGTTTTTATTGAAAAACCCAAATCAGAAAAATATTTGTTTGACCACAACAAGGTAATTTTTAAAAAACAACCAATCATCCATTACGTGGAAATGGAGACAGAAAAGGGAAAGGTTAAAGAAATAAGGGTTACATTTGCAACTGAGTTTGCAGAGTGGGCCAAGCAACACCTCATAGGGCTGATTAAACTCAACACATGGAACAAACTATTACCAACTGGCAAGGCACTATATGCATTTTTAATCTCTCAGAGGGGAGCAAGATACACCATCCCTGTTTTAACCAGGGCGCTGCAGATCAGATTTGATCGTAACTATGCACGTTTTAAGAAAAAACTTGCAAAGCAACTGCAGATCCTACAGAAAGAAGGCATAGTTGAGACTTATGGTTTTGATGACAACATAGTCTGGTGGAAGAAGGCCAAATGTTAG
- the istA gene encoding IS21 family transposase — protein MISMEAWVTIRYLRAQGRSIKGIARELGISKNTVRRALKANKPPHYQRPPRDNPQLIKLKEQIEEMLFEKEFIGTRILKEIQQIGYTGSKSAFYRFLSKLKAEKGNGKAVERFETPPGHQAQFDWSAYTVMIGGKLKRVIIFSFILSYSRRKHFFASLREDQLSCFEALEDSFHHFGGVPKEILVDNAAQFVISRVGHIIKWNPRFLEFCGHYRIKPVACKVKRPKTKGKVERPFYPLEQHFIKGREFESFEEFIKKLHEYERELDYVTHSTISLRPIDRFLKESSFLIPLPETPFISTKEIFRKVTSDCLISYDGNRYSVPWPYAGKHVWIRVSQGRYLKVFSQKGVLIATHTISENKGMSIINQKHYEGLRKRLPRTKKLLEEAFLEKFSEARSFLEGLVVQQKFNASYHLREILKLAEVYKKEDMHKAFSLAISYNTYSVNFIRGILEKEGELEEQRPTFTLRPLPRLKIKRELGFYNQFL, from the coding sequence ATGATTTCTATGGAGGCGTGGGTAACTATCAGGTATTTAAGGGCTCAGGGAAGATCTATAAAGGGCATTGCTCGGGAGTTAGGTATTTCTAAAAACACTGTAAGGAGGGCTTTAAAGGCAAATAAACCACCTCACTATCAAAGACCTCCAAGAGATAATCCTCAGTTAATTAAACTTAAGGAGCAAATTGAAGAGATGCTTTTTGAAAAGGAATTTATAGGCACAAGAATTTTAAAAGAGATACAGCAAATAGGCTACACAGGTTCTAAATCTGCTTTTTATAGATTTCTCTCAAAGTTAAAGGCAGAAAAAGGCAATGGGAAGGCAGTAGAGCGATTTGAGACCCCTCCTGGTCATCAGGCCCAGTTTGATTGGTCTGCTTATACAGTGATGATTGGAGGGAAGTTAAAAAGAGTGATTATATTTTCTTTTATTCTCTCCTATAGCCGAAGAAAACACTTTTTTGCTTCTTTAAGGGAAGACCAGCTCTCTTGTTTTGAGGCATTAGAAGATAGTTTTCACCACTTTGGTGGTGTACCAAAAGAGATACTAGTAGATAATGCGGCTCAGTTTGTAATTTCAAGGGTAGGGCATATAATAAAGTGGAATCCTCGTTTTCTTGAGTTTTGCGGTCATTATAGAATAAAGCCAGTTGCTTGTAAGGTAAAAAGGCCTAAGACAAAGGGTAAAGTAGAAAGGCCATTTTATCCTCTTGAGCAGCATTTTATAAAAGGAAGGGAATTTGAAAGCTTTGAAGAATTTATTAAAAAGCTTCATGAGTATGAAAGAGAGCTTGATTATGTTACTCACTCTACCATAAGCCTTAGACCCATTGATAGATTTTTAAAAGAAAGCTCATTTCTCATTCCCTTACCAGAGACTCCTTTTATAAGCACAAAGGAGATATTTAGGAAGGTAACCTCTGATTGTCTTATCTCTTATGATGGCAATAGATATAGTGTTCCCTGGCCTTATGCAGGAAAGCATGTGTGGATAAGGGTATCTCAGGGCAGATATCTTAAAGTATTTTCTCAAAAAGGGGTGCTTATTGCTACTCATACTATAAGTGAAAACAAAGGGATGAGTATTATCAATCAAAAACATTATGAAGGTTTAAGAAAGAGGCTCCCCAGGACAAAGAAGCTACTTGAAGAGGCATTTTTAGAAAAGTTTTCTGAAGCAAGGTCATTTTTAGAAGGACTTGTTGTGCAACAGAAATTTAATGCAAGCTATCATTTAAGAGAGATTTTAAAACTGGCAGAGGTTTATAAAAAAGAAGACATGCACAAGGCATTCTCCTTGGCCATAAGCTATAATACATACTCTGTTAATTTCATAAGGGGTATTTTAGAAAAAGAAGGAGAACTAGAGGAACAAAGACCTACCTTTACTTTAAGGCCGCTACCCAGACTTAAGATAAAAAGGGAATTGGGTTTTTATAATCAATTTCTTTAA